In Silene latifolia isolate original U9 population chromosome X, ASM4854445v1, whole genome shotgun sequence, the following proteins share a genomic window:
- the LOC141623686 gene encoding uncharacterized protein At5g01610-like — MEKALCKVGSIKSAAGSFWITKKAKQELVDISQDLSAVSNVVEEKAKWIFNKLKGKPTKGLPELLKDYNLPAGLFPQNITCYEFDETKAKLIVYFPHSCEVRFKDSSVIRYSTRVKAVLLRGKMMSIEGMKTKVLVWVKLTGVGVEGYKSDKLWFTAGMKKSRPKDAYDTPLVARRVEDN, encoded by the exons ATGGAGAAAGCGCTTTGTAAAGTAGGCAGCATTAAATCAGCTGCTGGAAGCTTCTGGATTACTAAGAAGGCTAAGCAAGAACTTGTTGATATTTCTCAAGATCTCTCT GCTGTCTCAAACGTAGTGGAAGAGAAGGCAAAATGGATATTCAACAAATTAAAGG GAAAACCCACAAAAGGATTACCAGAACTCTTGAAAGACTACAACTTACCAGCAGGCCTCTTCCCACAAAACATTACTTGCTATGAGTTTGACGAAACAAAAGCCAAGCTTATAGTCTACTTTCCCCATTCTTGCGAGGTCCGCTTCAAGGATTCATCGGTTATAAGATACTCCACACGAGTGAAAGCGGTTTTGCTCCGAGGGAAGATGATGAGCATCGAGGGTATGAAGACTAAAGTTTTGGTATGGGTTAAGCTTACGGGTGTAGGTGTCGAAGGCTATAAATCTGATAAACTATGGTTTACTGCTGGAATGAAGAAATCTAGGCCTAAAGATGCGTATGATACACCTCTTGTAGCCCGACGAGTCGAGGATAACTGA